One genomic region from bacterium encodes:
- a CDS encoding DUF3786 domain-containing protein, with protein sequence MKELITIKQIEGLISPHHEYTNRELEKRKEALEYINDLQDLANYIGGKVEKLNLGEDWVISKEIFPNVNLYFVYMKTDEDFLSEFKVLFSGNKVKKLQGEDLASLTIACVNHILRYIKETSYSKKLPDICNKV encoded by the coding sequence ATGAAAGAGTTAATAACTATTAAACAGATAGAAGGACTAATAAGTCCTCATCATGAATATACAAACAGAGAATTAGAAAAAAGAAAAGAAGCCCTTGAATATATCAACGATCTTCAAGATTTAGCTAATTATATTGGAGGAAAAGTCGAAAAATTAAACTTAGGAGAAGATTGGGTAATCAGCAAAGAAATCTTTCCAAATGTCAATCTTTACTTTGTTTATATGAAAACCGATGAAGATTTTCTTAGTGAATTTAAGGTGCTCTTTTCAGGAAATAAAGTTAAGAAGTTACAAGGTGAAGATTTGGCCTCCCTAACCATAGCCTGCGTTAATCACATCCTAAGATATATTAAAGAAACAAGTTATTCTAAAAAACTTCCCGATATTTGTAATAAAGTATAA
- a CDS encoding radical SAM protein has product MHLSSRKVSVNIGRAIKEYEVIEEPYAHILVETNKELHGWLSKHRECTSERLLLNPYHGCSVDCFFCYTKGYDFGYFKLCQEEKVVTVFKDFDRRVASQLDEIKIASCGYLSPVSELFSELNNKYQITERIIKEFIKRNIPIEFITKEVISKEVLELLKQQRHSFGQVSILTLKEGLRKRLMKKGATTEQLLGNIRSLAKSGIYAVCRIDPILPFLNDQKEELRDLIKRVRDEGASHIIASCLDISKIMYQETLNYIKNFGISIFYEYKKLYQESIKNCLHADINYRKRIFSFLRETCDKNNISFALCMEFEMVKDKIRGLNQEFMSSENCEGINIPIYIKRGKYFEPIADCLGNCLNCQEAKCGLRELSQGNEDGEKCWKLSDYKRWSKSINENYRLF; this is encoded by the coding sequence ATGCATCTATCCAGTAGAAAAGTATCTGTAAATATAGGAAGGGCAATCAAAGAATATGAAGTGATAGAGGAGCCTTATGCCCATATTTTAGTGGAGACCAATAAAGAACTTCATGGTTGGTTAAGTAAGCATAGAGAATGCACCTCTGAAAGATTGCTCTTAAATCCTTATCACGGTTGCAGTGTAGATTGTTTTTTTTGTTACACCAAAGGTTATGACTTTGGATATTTTAAGTTATGCCAAGAAGAAAAAGTAGTCACTGTCTTTAAAGATTTTGATCGTAGAGTAGCTTCTCAGTTAGATGAAATAAAGATAGCCAGTTGTGGCTATCTTTCTCCAGTAAGTGAATTATTTTCAGAATTAAATAATAAATATCAAATCACTGAAAGAATTATTAAGGAATTTATAAAAAGAAATATTCCTATTGAATTTATTACCAAAGAAGTAATTAGTAAAGAAGTTTTGGAGCTTTTAAAACAACAAAGACATTCTTTTGGTCAAGTTTCTATCTTAACCTTAAAGGAAGGCTTGAGAAAAAGATTAATGAAGAAAGGAGCTACCACTGAACAGCTTCTTGGCAATATAAGATCTTTAGCCAAGAGTGGTATTTATGCAGTCTGTAGAATTGATCCTATTTTACCTTTTTTAAATGATCAAAAAGAAGAATTAAGAGATTTGATAAAAAGAGTAAGGGATGAAGGGGCTTCTCATATTATAGCTAGTTGTTTGGATATATCAAAGATAATGTATCAAGAAACTTTAAATTATATTAAAAATTTTGGGATAAGTATATTTTACGAATATAAAAAGTTGTACCAAGAGTCAATTAAGAATTGTTTACATGCTGATATTAATTATCGAAAAAGGATATTTAGTTTTTTAAGGGAGACTTGCGATAAAAATAATATATCTTTTGCCCTATGTATGGAATTTGAAATGGTTAAAGATAAGATCAGAGGTTTAAATCAAGAATTTATGAGTAGTGAAAATTGCGAAGGCATTAATATTCCTATTTATATTAAAAGAGGAAAGTATTTTGAACCAATAGCTGATTGTTTGGGTAATTGTTTAAATTGCCAAGAAGCTAAATGTGGCTTAAGAGAACTTTCCCAGGGAAATGAAGATGGAGAGAAATGTTGGAAATTAAGTGATTATAAAAGATGGAGTAAAAGCATAAATGAAAACTACCGACTATTTTAA